From Carnobacterium alterfunditum DSM 5972:
ATTTGATGAACCAAAAAGAGACACAACGAGGAAAATCATACACATTGACATGGACGCTTTTTTTGCCTCTGTAGAAGAACGAGAGAATCCTGATCTAAAAGGAAAACCTGTGATCATTGCGCGACATCCAAAAGAAACAGGTGGAAAAGGAGTTGTCGCGACAGCAAATTATGAGGCTCGTAAATTTGGTGTTCATTCTGCAATGAGTGCTCAAAAAGCCTTTGAATTATGTCCGCATGGGAATTTTATTTCTGGTCATTATGAATTGTATCGAGAGGTATCAGCAGAAGTCCGTGCAATATTCGAGAGATATACGGATATAATTGAACCTCTCTCTCTAGATGAGGCTTACCTAGATGTTACGGAGAATAAAAAAAAAATAGCAAGTGCAACGCGTATCGCTAAACTCATTCAAAGAGATATCTGGCAAGAAATACACTTAACTAGTTCAGCTGGAGTATCATATAATAAATTCATCGCTAAGCTCGCTTCTGATTACCATAAACCTGCTGGAATAACGGTTATCCCTCCTGATAAGGCCTTAGCTTTTTTACGAGAGCTGCCCATTGAAAAATTTTATGGAGTAGGAAAAAAGACGGTTGAGAAAATGCATGAAGCAGCTATTTATACAGGGGAAGATTTGTATCAAAAAAATGAAATGGAACTGATCCAAGGGTTCAAAAGAATGGGGTATTCTCTGTACCGTAAAGTTAGAGGAATAGATAATTCCCCGGTCCAAGTAAGTCGTGAGAGAAAATCGGTTGGCAGAGAGCTGACTTATGGGAAAAATCTAACAACAGTACAAGAAATTTTAAGCGAATTAAGATTTATTGCAAATAAAGTTCAACTATCGCTCCAAAAAAATCAAAAGCACGGTAAAACGGTTGTATTAAAAGTGCGGTATTCTAATTTTGAAACGGTGACGAAGCGTCTAACATTACCTAATTATGTTAAAGATGGTGAAGAAATCTTTTTTCATGCTCAGAATCTTTGGGATGAAATTGGAATAATGGACAGAGGTATACGATTATTAGGCATTACAGTAACGAATTTGGATCCATTGTCCTACGAAAATATCGTCTTACCATTATGGGATAAAGAGATTAGTTATTGAATGTTGTTATATAACAACACCAATTGCAATCTCTTTTTCTCAACTGTATAATAAAATTATCTGCTGTTAACTTTTAGTTAATGATGAAAGGGGAACAAAAATATGAAGATTTCTTGGCACGGACAGTCTTGTGTACAAATACAGACAAATTCAGGAGTTACTATTTTGATTGATCCTTTTATTACTGGAAATCCTAAAAGTGATTTAGATCCTAATACTGTTAAAGCAGATGTGATATTTTTGACACACGCACATAATGATCACATAGGGGACACAGAACCTATTGCAAAAAGAACAGGAGCATTAATTGTAGCAAATGTAGAAATAGCGACTTTTTTTAAACGAAGGGGTTTTAAAACGCATGGTATGCAGATGAGTGGAAAACATCAATTTGATTTTGGTGAAGTCAAAATGACACAAGCTATCCATGGTTCTACTTATGAGATAGAAGGAGAAGCCCTTACCTTGGGACTTGCTGCTGGAATCGTCTTTAGTGTAGATGGACAAACGATTTACCACGCAGGGGATACAGCTTTGTTTACTGATATGAAGTTAATTGGAGCTTATAAGATGATAGACGTAGCCTTCTTGCCGATCGGCGATAATTTTACTATGGGACCAGAAGATGCAACTAGTGCTGCAAGCTACGTTCAAGCAAAAAAAGTTGTTCCCATTCATTATGATACATTCCCGTTAATTAAACAGAATGCTGAAGAATTTTGTATCAGTTTACCGGAAAATCAGGGTCTATCATTAAAAGTAGGAGAAGTATTCGATGTATCTTATGTGTAGTATGGAGGTAAGAGAATGGCTACAAAACATGACCAAATCATAGCATATATTGAAACTTTACCGGTTGGAGAAAAAATTTCAGTTCGATCGATCGCAAAAAATTTAGGTGTGAGTGAAGGAACGGCTTATCGAGCTATTAAAGAGGCAGAAACAAACGGGTTAGTTTCAACGATCCAAAGAGTTGGGACCATTCGTATTGAACGTAAAATAAAAGAAACGTTTGAAACGTTGACTTATGGAGAAGTCGTGAAGATCATAGATGGCGATATCTTGGGCGGCAAAGAAGGATTAGATAAAGATTTAAGTAAGTTTATTATTGGGGCCATGACTGAGGAAGCAATGGTTCGTTATATCACACCAGGTTCTTTGATGATCGTAGGGAATCGCGAAAATGCACAAAAACTAGCTCTTGAATACGGTGCTGCAGTCTTGATCACTGGTGGTTTTAAGACAAACGAAGAAATTATTTTATTAGCGGATAAATTAAAAATGCCTGTATTAAGTACAACGTATGATTCTTTTACTGTAGCGACATTGATCAACAGAGCAATCACAGATCAACTGATCAAAAAAGAAATTATGCTTGTGGATGATATTTATACAAAGGCTGATCAAACACTTTATTTAACGGCTAATCAATTAGTTTTAGATTACCGTAAGCTAAATGATCAGAGCCAGCATACACGCTTTCCAGTAGTAAATAAAAAGAATCGTTTGATAGGGATGGTTACGGCTAGAGATATTATTGGTAAGCAAGACCATGTCAGTATTGAACGTGTAATGACAAAAAATCCTACATTTGCAAAAACGCATATGAGTGTGGCAAGTGTTGGACACTTGATGATTTGGGATGGTTTGGAAGTTATTCCTATCGTTGAAGACGACTTAACACTTATGGGGATTGTTTCAAGGCAGGATGTCATGAAATCTATGCAATCCTCTCAACATCAACCACAGATGGGTGATACGTTGTCTGATCAAATCAATGAAAATATAGAGGTTTCAGCACCTTCTTCAAAATCTGATTTTTCTGACATTCCTTATTATAAATTTAAAGTAACCCCACAGATGACCGATGATGTTGGAACACTTTCATTTGGATTATTGAGTGAAGTTATCACTACTGTGACAAAGAATACGTTAGTGGTTTTTCAAAAAAAGAACGCTATACTTGAACAAATGAATCTATACTATTTGAAATTAGTTCAACTTGGAAGTGAAATAGAAATCAGGCCCCGTGTCTTTGAAATAGGCAGAAGGACTGCAAAATTGGATATTGAAGTTTACACAGATACTGTTTTAGTAGCGAAAGCAACAGTAGCCTGCCAGTTGATGCAAAAAACCTAAAGGAGAGAGAGAATGGTTATAAAATTATACAATCAAATACTTGAGGCAATTAAAGAATCGGAAACGATCATTATTCATAGACATAAAAATCCTGACCCAGACGCTCTTGGATCTCAAGGTGGATTATCAGAAATTATAAAAGCTAGTTTTCCAACTAAAAATGTTTTAAAAGCAGGTGGTCCAGTAGGTGATTTAGGCTACCTAGCTGAAATGGATGACATTCCAAACGAGTCCTATCAAGAAGCTTTAGTGATCGTGATGGACACAGCTAATACACCCCGTATCAGTGATGAGCGTTATAGTAAAGGAAAGATATTAGTTAAAATAGACCACCATCCAAATGATGATGCTTATGGGGATATTGTGTTAGTGAATACGAATGCTAGTAGTTCAAGTGAAATAATTGCAGATTTTTGTTTTTATCATAAAGAAGAATTAAAAATGACAACTAAAGCTGCTAAATTATTGTATGCAGGTATAGTAGGAGATACTGGCCGATTTTTATACCCAGCTACTACACCTAAAACTATGCGGATCGTTGCTGATTTAATGGAATTTTCTTTTAAGCCTGATGAAATCAATCGTAAGATGACCGAGATGTCGCGAAAAGTAGCACAGTTATCAGGGTATGTTTTACAAAATATAGATATCCATCCCTCTGGTGTAGGAATAGTTGTTCTTACTAAAGCTATTATGGAACAATTTGGGGTAACAGATTCTGAAACTTCTGCAATTGTTTCTCTACCTAGTGCATTAGGAGAAATTGTTTTGTGGGGCATATTTGTTGAACAGCCTGATGGTCACTATCGTTGCCGATTACGATCTAAAGGGCCTATTATAAATGAGGTAGCTAAAGAACACGATGGCGGCGGGCATCCGCTAGCGAGTGGAGCCAATGCAAAAGATTTACATGAAGTGAATCAAATTATCCAACAATTGATCCAAGTAGCTGAACAACGCTAAAGAGGCTCTACGTCAAATGGTGTGGATGAGCTAAATTTAGTTGGAAATAACGTCTTGTTTAAGCAGCGTGAGAGAATCTTCTCGCGCTGCTTTTTTTTGCTTTAAAACTAATCAAAATACGACATCTAAAGTTCTGAAAATTCCGATAACCATAAGCAACCCGTTTGATGACTTTTATTTTATTGATTGACCCTTCTAAAGCACCGTTAGAATAGGGATACATAAAAGTATGTTTTATCCTAGGCAAGTGTTTACGCAGGGTTTTAAGGGCAGTCTGCATAAAAGGAGATAACTCTTTAGGAGAAGCCTTAAGTACAAGGTTTTTAAACCCTTTATAGTCATTTTTTTTAGAATAATAAAGAAGATTTTGATACAAATCATACGTCGCTTTAAGAGTCTCGTCGAGCGTAAGTAGGTAGTCGATGATTTCTGTATTCGGTAAAGGTTTTTTAAAGAGTCGTTGATAGCGGTAATCCTTAAAATTTAAGTCGTCTGAATCCTTTAACAGGAGTTGCCAGTACCTTTTAAATTTTCTGTAATTCTTTAAATCTTCTGAATTAGAGGTATGGAATTGTTTCATTGTTTGAACTCTGGTTTGATTCAACGAGCGTGATATCAACTGAACGATATGGAAACGGTCAATGATCACTTTAGCATTAGGAAAGAGATCTTTAACTAATGTAAAGTAGGCCGCGTTCATGTCTACGACAATCGTTTTTACGTTCATCCTCGTCTTATAGGGATAGCGAAGAAAGTGACGGCGTAAAGCTAGTAGCAGCCGAGTTGGCAAGATATCGATTGGTTCATGTGTGTCTGCATTCGAATAAATAAAGCTCATTTTTCCTTCGACGTTTTTAACGGATTGAAATTCATCGAAAGAGAGGTGTTGCGGCAAGGATTTGAAGGTATTTTTAACAGACTGATTGAGTTGTTTCAAGACTCTGTCTACAGTGGTAGGAGAAACAAAATGCCGTTTAGACAGGTCTTTTATAGAAATAGTGTCGGCTAATTCAACCGCGATAGACTGTTTGACCCGTTTAGCGATGAAGCAACCTTCTTCAATTTCAGGAGAACGTGCAACAAAGGTAACACCGCATGCTCTACAAAGAAACCGCTGCTTCTTTAATCGAATAGACGTTGCATAATGAGTCGAACTGACCCATTTAACCCTAGAGGTTAAATACCCATTCTTTACAATAGAGTAGGCGTGGTTCTTCATCCCACAACACTAACAGTGAGTGGGTTTGTACGTTAAAGTGGCATAGAAAACTTTTGATCTGAACCCTTTGATTCGTTTCTCCTCGCAAAATTTTTCATCAAAAAAGATATTTTTATCTTTTAAATCAAGTGCAGTTCGGATACAATTATTATGAGACATATGAATTTTCCTTTCTAGTGGGTTGTCGTGACTTTATTCTAACTGGAAAATTCATTTGTTTCTATTTTTTTATAAAAAAATAGGTGCGAATGAATTTCTTCATCCACACCAAAAATTATACAGCCGCTAAAGAAGGCTAAAAGATAGTAGTGAGAAAGATTGTTAGCTATAAAATAGACAAAAGAGCACAGCGTTGATTCAATGCTGTGCTCTTTTGTCTATTTGAAAATAAATCAATCTATTTCATTCGTAGCAACTTGTGGCGTTTTCTTTATAATATCAATGACTTCAAGTGTTCCATTTCCAGCTGTGATAACGATAAAGCCGTGATTATTATAAATTAGTTCTTCACCGATAGAAATATCGTATTTTTGGTTCATCATCCAACCACCGATGGTATCGGCATCTTCTTCTTCAATAGAAAGACCAAAAATGTCATTTACATCATCGATCAACATTCTTGCACTCACGCGGTAATGATGGTCACCAATTTTTTTGATTTCTGGTTCACCAACAATTTCGTAATCATCGCTAATATCTCCGACGATTTCTTCTACAATATCTTCCATTGAAATAATGCCGCTAGTTCCACCATATTCATCTACAAGAACGGCTATTTGATTGCGTTCTTTTTGCATTTTTACTAAAAGTTCCTTGATAGGGATTGTTTCAATAACTGAAATAATAGGTCTAATGTATTCTGCAAAGCTAAATGTCTCAGATAGCTTCGCTTCTACGGCGTCTACATAGACGGCAAAAATTTCTTTTGTGTTTATGATGCCTAAGACAATATCCTTATCGCCATCTTTGATTACCGGATAACGTGTAAAGCGTTCTTTACTAACCAATTGAGCTATTTCTCTTAGGGTCATCGACGTTGATACGGTCACCATTTCCGTACGAGGTACCATGATTTCGCGACTCATTCGATCGTCAAATGCAAATACATTTTCTACAAATTGGTATTCATCACGATTGATCTCACCACTTTTTAGGCTTTCACCCATGATGATGCGCAGTTCTTCTTCAGAGACACCTTCTTCAGGTTCACTGATATTTTTCATACCGATTCGGCGTGAAATACCATTTGCAGTACGGTTCAATATATAAACTAGAGGATACATGATGCGATACCACATCTGTAGTGGTTTAGCAATGAATAACCCGATTTGTTCTGTTTTATTGATTGCGATATTTTTAGGTACCAATTCCCCAATGATAACTTGAAGAGTAGTTAAAATGGTAAAAGATAAAATAATTGAAGCAATCGTTGAGACAGAAGAGGGGATAGCAAAAGATGAAAACATAAGATCAAATAAGCGACCAAAGGTAGGATCTCCTAACCAACCAATAGCTAATGAAGTTATCGTTACACCTAATTGGGTAGCTGAGAGATAAGTATCTAATTTTTGAGTCATTTCTTTTAATAAAATCGCTTTTTTATTGCCATTCTCAATCAAGTAATCCAGCCTTGACGGGCGGATACGAACCAGTACAAATTCTGACATCACGAATAGTGACGCAAGAAATAAAATAATAAAGAATACAATAATTCCGGTTATAATTGACAAATTGTTGTCTACGCTGAATAAGGTAACGTAGACTTCACCTCCTTATAATATAGTTTCTAAATGATATGTGCTAATAATTGTTGATTATACAAAGATTATTTCAGTGGTCAAACAGTAATATCCTCAGGATGAGAGGGAATACAAGGCTGAAAAAGACCAAAAGAAATAGCTTTATAGACTAAACTATTCTTTTGATGGATCAATACCCATATTTTATTTTCTGTCCCAAGGTCTCACCTCATCCTTAATGTATAAAACTTGTATTAAACATTAAAATTCCATTTTTTATTTTAATAAAGTCTTTAACTTTACTCTACATCAATATGGTAAAATGATAAAGAAAAAAGTATAAAAACTGAGTAAATTGTCTACTTTCAAACTAATTGATCTCGGGCATGTCCTACTTAAGTAGGATGTGTCTTCATTATTTTTTTGCTACACTAGGTAAAATCATGGTCAATTTAAAAAACTATTATTAAGGAATGAATGCGAATGGATGAATCCTCTTTTTTAACTAAGATAAAAAAAATTCTGCTGATATTTTGGAAATGGGCTAAACCCTATTTAATAAAGTTCCATCAAAAACGGCAAAGATTTTGGAAAAGGTACCATGTCAATAAACTAATCATTTTGGCTATGTTGACTATAGCTTTAGTTGCAAGTGCGTATTTATTGTTTTTAGCAAAAACAGCAAATGTTTCTACACTAAAAGCAGGTTTGGAACAAACAACGACGATTTATGATGTTAACAACGAAGAGGCTGGGACACTTTATTCACAAAAGGGAACGTTCGTTTCAATTGAAGAGATATCCGGATCAATCGAACAAGCTGTTATTTCAACTGAAGATAAACGTTTTTATAAACACTCAGGATTCGATCCAATCGGGATTGCAAGAGCAGCTGTTGGATATGTTATTAATGGTGGGAATATTGTTGGGGGCGGGAGCACAATTACCCAACAGTTAGCTAAGAATGCTTATTTAACGCTAGATCAAACTGTTATTCGAAAATTAAAAGAACTATTTTTGGCTATTGAAATCGAAAAAGTTTATACAAAAGATGAAATTTTAGAAATGTACCTTAATAATTCCTACTTTGGAAATGGAGTATGGGGTGTGGAAGATGCTTCTCAAAAATATTTTGGAAAGTCCGCAGTAGATATTACTCTATCAGAGGCGTCAACAATAGCTGGAATGTTAAAAGCACCTACAAATTATAATCCTATCGATAATTACGACGATGCTATTTCTCGAAGAAATACAGTCCTGGATCTAATGGCAACAAATGAAATTGTGACCCAAGAAGAAGTTGATGCATTAAAAGCTAAAGGGTTGATATTAGTAGATACTTATTCGGACAGAGAAGGGTATCAATACCCTTCTTACTTCGATGCGGTAGTAAATGAAGCAATCTACACATACGGTTTGAGTGAAGAAGAAGTTTTAAATAAAGGATATAAAATTTATACTTCATTAAATCAAGATTATCAACAAGCAATGGATACAACCTATGAAAATGATTATCTATTCCAAGACGCATCAGATGCAACACTTCTAGAAAGTGGTTCTGTTGCCTTAGACCCAGAGACGGGCGGCGTTTTTGCAATTTATGGAGGACGGAAAGAGCATACATTTAGAGGTTTCAATTACGCTACTCAAACTGTTAGACAGCCAGGCTCTATTATGAAACCTTTAGCCGTATACACTGAGGCTTTGGAACAAGGTTATACGATTGATTCAATGCTTGTTGATGAGCCGCTCTCATATGGTGAGGATAATTATACTCCTGAAAATGTTGATGATCAGTATGAAGGCGAAGTTCCCATGTATCAAGCATTGGCAGAAAGCAAAAACACTTCTGCGGTATGGCTTCTAGATGAAATTGGACTAGATAATGGATTTGAAAAAGTTGAAGAATTCGGTATACCTCTCGTTGAGGGCCCTGAAGGGGATGGCTACTTAGGGTTGGCATTAGGAGGTTTGAGTAAAGGTGTATCGCCACTCATGATGGCGAGTGCTTACACAACGTTTGCAAACGAAGGATTCATGAGTGAGGGGCATTTTATTACTAAAATCGTTGATGCTACAGGCGCAGTGATTGTTGATAATACTGAGCCTGAAAAGAAAAAAGTTACTACTCCAGAAGTGGCAGATCAAATGACTAGTATGCTGATGGGAGTATTTTCAAATGGAACAGCACGAAACAATGATCCATCGGGTTACACAATAGCTGGTAAAACTGGGAGTACTGAAGTATCCTTTAATGACAAAGGCGGTACAACGGATCAATGGACAGTTGGTTACACACCTGATATCGTGATTGCAACTTGGATGGGATTTGATCCGACAGACGAGGAACATTATATGACAACAGGCAGCTCTACAGGTGTAGGTCCATTGTTTAAACTACAAATGGAAAACATTCTACCATACACAGAATCAACAGCTTTTAATACAGAAAGTGCTGAAAAAATTGTCGCTGCAGAAGAAGAGAATGAAACAGGTTCTAATGATTGGAAGCAAGAAATAAAAGATACTGTTGATTCAATAGGTGGGAAGGTCAAAGAAGGATCAGACATTTTGAAGGATAAAGTTGGAAGTTTATTGGATGGATTTACAAATAAAGTGCCACAATAGAAAAATTCTAATAATTCAGGCAAGAATAATGGAAAAAAAATGTATAAAATGATATAGTTAACTATGATGAGAACAAAATTCGAATTGGAGAGTGAAGTTTATTATGAGTACAAATATTTATGATACAGCTAATAATTTAGAAAAAGAATTAAGAGATAGTGAAGAATATGTTACATTAGTAGCAGCTTTTGGTGAAGTAAAAAAAGATGAATCAGCCAGCAAAATGTACCATGATTTTCAAGAAGTTCAAATGAAATTACAACAAAAACAAATGGCAGGCGAACAAATTACTGAAGAGGAAATTGCTGAAGCTCAAAACTTAGCTCAAACTTCTGGTGATAATGAAGTTATCAAGGCGCTAATGGAGTCTGAACAACGTTTAAGCACATTGATTGAAGACTTAAACCGTATCATTATGAAACCTGTTCAAGATGTATACCAAGGATAAAGATGAATGATCAAAAAGAACTCACTATTATAAAGAGTGGTGAGTTCTTTTTTTCTGGTGTTAACGGAACGTATGTGCCCTTTTAAATGGAATATATGAGAAAGGAGATGAATGACCAAAATGGTTAAATTTATTCATGCAGCTGATTTACATTTGGACAGCCCTTTTATAGGCTTAAAAACTTTACCCGAATTTATTTGGAATGCTATTTATCTATCTACATTTTCAGCTTTAACTAAAATAGTGGATAAAGCGATTCAAAAAAACGTGGATTTTGTCTGTTTAGTTGGCGATATTTATGATAATGATGAACGAAGTGTTAAAGCTCAAGCTTATCTGCGAAATGAAATGGAACGGTTAAATAAAATGAAAATACCAGTTTATCTATTGCATGGCAATCATGATTACATAGAAAATACTGGATTGCATTTAGACATGCCAGAAAATGTCGTTTTATTTAATGAAATGGTGGAAACAAAATGGTTTACTACTAAGGAAGATGAACAAATTGCCATTACTGGTTTTAGTTATGATAAAAGATGGGTTCTTGAAAGGAAAATCAAAGATTACCCAGAAAAACATCCACGAGCAACTTATCATATAGGATTATTACATGGCTTCTCAGAAGGATCAAATTCAGAACATGGAAATTACGCTCCTTTTACATTATCTGAGTTAAGAAGCAAAAAATATGATTATTGGGCTTTGGGTCATATTCATAAAAGACAGCAATTAGGTGAAAACCCTCCGATTATTTATCCTGGAAATACTCAAGGAAGAAGCAGCAAAGAAAGTGGAGAAAAAGGATTTGAATTAGTAAAGTTGACCGAATCTGGTGTGGCAGCTGAATTTTGTTCTACTGCAGCAATTCAATGGAGAACCATTGAACTCTCTGTCAAAGAAATGAAAAATTTAGATGAAGTCTATAAAGCATTGAGAACAACTATTGAAGAACAAAAAAATGAGGATTACAGTCTTTTTCTTTCAATCCATTTAACGGACAATGAACAGTTACTCGAAGGAGTTATAAAGAAAATTAAGCAGGGTGAATTACTGGAAGCTCTGCAGCAAATCTCGAAAACAGATACTTTTGTTTGGGTTCACAAGATAGAGTTGCAAACAATAGTTGAGAATAATATACCAGCCATCCAAAAGCTCTTTCCAGATGAATGGAATAAAGTTCAGAGTGAAATTGAAAAAGAGGGCTTATTTAACGATTCAACAAATGCACTTTTTGATTTTCCTGGAATAGAAGACGTTGTAGAAACTCGTGAAGAACAGTATCGGAAAAAGATTGTACTGGAAGCTATAGAATTGGTCCGTAATCAACTAGGATTTGAAAGAAGTGATAACCTTGAAGATTGAATCAATTGAGATATATGGCTATGGAAAATGGGTAGATTATAAAATCGACAATATAAATAAGTTGCAATTATTTTATGGGAAAAATGAAACAGGAAAAACAACCATTATGTCATTTGTTCATAGCATTCTTTTTGGCTTCCCTTCTAAAATAAGTTCTGAGTTAAGATACGAGCCTAAAAGCAGCAGCCAGTATGGTGGGAGGCTTTTTTTAACTGGAACACAATATGGGGATGTCCAAATTGAACGCGTGAGAGGAAAGGCTAATGGAAACGTAACAATAACTTTTGCTAACGGGGAAACAGGTGGAGAAGAATATCTTGAAAAAATCTTATCTGGATTGGATAAAGCAACGTATCAAGCTTTATTTTCTTTTAACCTAGCTGGCCTTCAAAAAGTACAACAATTAAATCGTGAAAAATTAAATCGCTATTTTTTAAGTGTAGGAACAATTGGAAACGAGCAGTTATTAAAGGTTGCAGATAAGTTTCAAACAGAAGCAAGCAAGTTATTTAAACCTAATGGACGAGTGACGGTTATCAATAAAAAAATGGCTGAAGTTGAATCAAAAAGAAAACAAATGAAACTAGCTAAAGAAAAAAACAGTCAGTATATGGATTGGCTTCTTGAAAAAGATGATTTAGAAAAAAGGTTAGTTAGCTTAAGAGAACAACGAACGCACTACGAAGATAAATTGATTAAGTTAAACCAATTAGAAGTTAACTGGATACTTTTTAGTGAAATGCAAGATATTCAGCGTCAAATAAATAAAGAACAGACTGTCGAACTGCCTAAAGATGGATTGTATCAGCTGAACCATTATAATCAAGAAATTAATCAATTAAAATTAACCATTAATCAGCAACAAGAAAGACTGAATTATCTTAATAACAAGACTGAAGAAACACGACTATTGAAAGTCTTGATTGAACATAGGGATGAAATTGCTACATTGATGCATGAGTTAGATGATATCCAAGCAACGTTACAAGAGACAGAGTTTATTAAAAAGAACCTTTTAGAGACTCGACATCAATTTTTACGTGAAAAGCAACAATTAGGACTGCAAGAGCAGCAAGATATACCTGATGTTCTAACTGAAGACTGTCGAAATAAATTAAATCGATTACAAGATAAACAAAATCAAGTTATTTTAAGAGAAAAACAGGTAACTGAGCGCATAGCATTTTTGAATTTTCAGCAAGAATCATTAGGAGATCAACTTGATAAATTAGAAAAACGATTATGGAATAATCAAACTTATCAAGAAGTAAATGATCAATTAGAAAAAAGTAATCTTGACCAACGTGCGGATACTGAAGTAGCAAAGAAAACAGTAAGGCCATTAAGCAAAAAAAATCTTGTTAGCTTGATAGTTGGATTGCTTATAAGCGTATTAGGTCAATATCTTTCCAATGAAATTGGTTTGATTCTCGTAGCAGCTGGTTTAGGATCAGTTTTATACAGTATATGGTCAATGGTTAAAAAGAGTGAAACTGTGAATAAAATAGAAGAAATTAGAGAGTCTTTATATTCATTTGAAGAATATATTCAGCAAACGGAGATTCGAAAACAATGGAGAGAAAAGCTTGCAGAAATTGATCAAGTGATTCTTGAATCAAATGAAAAACAGACTCAAAGTGAAAAAACTGAGAGTGAAAAAGCCGATATTGAAAATGAATTTCGACTATTGAAACAGGAATATGGTTACCCATCACATTATTCAATAAAAGAATTAGTACAAGAAGTTGATGTCTTTGAAGGGATAAGAG
This genomic window contains:
- a CDS encoding PBP1A family penicillin-binding protein, producing MDESSFLTKIKKILLIFWKWAKPYLIKFHQKRQRFWKRYHVNKLIILAMLTIALVASAYLLFLAKTANVSTLKAGLEQTTTIYDVNNEEAGTLYSQKGTFVSIEEISGSIEQAVISTEDKRFYKHSGFDPIGIARAAVGYVINGGNIVGGGSTITQQLAKNAYLTLDQTVIRKLKELFLAIEIEKVYTKDEILEMYLNNSYFGNGVWGVEDASQKYFGKSAVDITLSEASTIAGMLKAPTNYNPIDNYDDAISRRNTVLDLMATNEIVTQEEVDALKAKGLILVDTYSDREGYQYPSYFDAVVNEAIYTYGLSEEEVLNKGYKIYTSLNQDYQQAMDTTYENDYLFQDASDATLLESGSVALDPETGGVFAIYGGRKEHTFRGFNYATQTVRQPGSIMKPLAVYTEALEQGYTIDSMLVDEPLSYGEDNYTPENVDDQYEGEVPMYQALAESKNTSAVWLLDEIGLDNGFEKVEEFGIPLVEGPEGDGYLGLALGGLSKGVSPLMMASAYTTFANEGFMSEGHFITKIVDATGAVIVDNTEPEKKKVTTPEVADQMTSMLMGVFSNGTARNNDPSGYTIAGKTGSTEVSFNDKGGTTDQWTVGYTPDIVIATWMGFDPTDEEHYMTTGSSTGVGPLFKLQMENILPYTESTAFNTESAEKIVAAEEENETGSNDWKQEIKDTVDSIGGKVKEGSDILKDKVGSLLDGFTNKVPQ
- a CDS encoding YlbF family regulator gives rise to the protein MSTNIYDTANNLEKELRDSEEYVTLVAAFGEVKKDESASKMYHDFQEVQMKLQQKQMAGEQITEEEIAEAQNLAQTSGDNEVIKALMESEQRLSTLIEDLNRIIMKPVQDVYQG
- a CDS encoding metallophosphoesterase family protein, whose product is MVKFIHAADLHLDSPFIGLKTLPEFIWNAIYLSTFSALTKIVDKAIQKNVDFVCLVGDIYDNDERSVKAQAYLRNEMERLNKMKIPVYLLHGNHDYIENTGLHLDMPENVVLFNEMVETKWFTTKEDEQIAITGFSYDKRWVLERKIKDYPEKHPRATYHIGLLHGFSEGSNSEHGNYAPFTLSELRSKKYDYWALGHIHKRQQLGENPPIIYPGNTQGRSSKESGEKGFELVKLTESGVAAEFCSTAAIQWRTIELSVKEMKNLDEVYKALRTTIEEQKNEDYSLFLSIHLTDNEQLLEGVIKKIKQGELLEALQQISKTDTFVWVHKIELQTIVENNIPAIQKLFPDEWNKVQSEIEKEGLFNDSTNALFDFPGIEDVVETREEQYRKKIVLEAIELVRNQLGFERSDNLED
- a CDS encoding ATP-binding protein encodes the protein MITLKIESIEIYGYGKWVDYKIDNINKLQLFYGKNETGKTTIMSFVHSILFGFPSKISSELRYEPKSSSQYGGRLFLTGTQYGDVQIERVRGKANGNVTITFANGETGGEEYLEKILSGLDKATYQALFSFNLAGLQKVQQLNREKLNRYFLSVGTIGNEQLLKVADKFQTEASKLFKPNGRVTVINKKMAEVESKRKQMKLAKEKNSQYMDWLLEKDDLEKRLVSLREQRTHYEDKLIKLNQLEVNWILFSEMQDIQRQINKEQTVELPKDGLYQLNHYNQEINQLKLTINQQQERLNYLNNKTEETRLLKVLIEHRDEIATLMHELDDIQATLQETEFIKKNLLETRHQFLREKQQLGLQEQQDIPDVLTEDCRNKLNRLQDKQNQVILREKQVTERIAFLNFQQESLGDQLDKLEKRLWNNQTYQEVNDQLEKSNLDQRADTEVAKKTVRPLSKKNLVSLIVGLLISVLGQYLSNEIGLILVAAGLGSVLYSIWSMVKKSETVNKIEEIRESLYSFEEYIQQTEIRKQWREKLAEIDQVILESNEKQTQSEKTESEKADIENEFRLLKQEYGYPSHYSIKELVQEVDVFEGIREKASSIHEKQEQLGEKEKRVAIWKEKINYLEPVIFVDWTNHEQLIEGIKHFFNEATADEERIRTSAKQQKAVHQYIEQFIMQQKEFEKKRIRLLHSVKAKTEEEFRKKYVLNEELTKKIARLNLLEQQVGEYSELLETYRDKAALLESIQSMKIKLQHLKETIESKLNKKIKIDVALKNLEVGGAYSELLQEYANLKSEIQTLVDEWTKYKIAAELIERTLTKARKDRFPATIRDTTYFFNILTQGNYEKVFLKDQAITVQRKDGTLFEAFELSQATAEQLYVALRFSFVKNASDLIQLPLLVDDGFVNFDQQRKKEMYQLLEKISEDVQVFYFTFDETVTDVFRKEQVEML